A single Chryseobacterium sp. DNA region contains:
- a CDS encoding thiazole synthase: MNNQKLVIAGRTFESRLFLGTGKFGSLREMTASVAASETDMVTMALKRIDARSHEDDLLDSLRETKVHLLPNTSGARTAKEAVLAAQLAREALETDWVKLEIHPDPKYLLPDPIETLYATEELAKLGFIVMPYIHADPVLCKRLEDVGTAVVMPLGAPIGTNKGLRTLDFLEIIISQSNVPVVVDAGIGAPSDAAKAMEMGADAVLVNTAIAVAANPVNMAVAFKEGVIAGRRAFESGLGAIASHAEASSPLTSFLFE, from the coding sequence ATGAATAATCAAAAACTTGTAATAGCAGGCAGAACTTTTGAATCAAGGCTGTTTTTAGGAACAGGAAAATTCGGAAGTCTAAGAGAGATGACCGCATCTGTAGCCGCATCAGAAACTGATATGGTGACTATGGCCTTGAAAAGGATCGATGCCCGTTCCCATGAAGATGATCTGCTGGATTCGCTGAGAGAAACAAAGGTTCATCTTTTACCCAATACTTCGGGGGCGAGAACGGCAAAAGAAGCTGTATTGGCAGCACAGCTAGCCAGAGAAGCGCTGGAAACCGACTGGGTAAAGCTGGAAATTCATCCTGATCCGAAATATCTGTTGCCGGATCCTATTGAAACCCTTTATGCGACTGAAGAACTGGCGAAATTAGGATTTATCGTAATGCCTTATATTCATGCCGATCCGGTATTATGTAAACGCCTTGAAGATGTGGGGACAGCCGTGGTAATGCCTTTGGGAGCACCTATCGGAACAAATAAAGGCCTGCGAACTTTAGATTTCCTGGAAATCATTATCAGCCAGAGCAATGTTCCTGTAGTAGTAGATGCGGGAATAGGAGCGCCTTCAGACGCTGCGAAAGCAATGGAAATGGGGGCAGATGCCGTTCTTGTCAATACCGCGATTGCGGTAGCGGCTAATCCGGTGAATATGGCTGTCGCTTTTAAAGAAGGAGTAATTGCCGGAAGGAGAGCTTTTGAATCAGGATTGGGGGCTATTGCCAGCCATGCAGAAGCTTCAAGTCCGCTCACTTCATTTTTATTTGAATAA
- the thiH gene encoding 2-iminoacetate synthase ThiH, translating to MKSFKEVFEKYQWAEVKKKLDTVSLSDVHTSLQKKKKTLDDFLNLLSPAASPELERMAGMTQALTQKRFGKTIQLYAPLYLSNECQNICTYCGFSLDNKLKRKTLSDTELMIETSVLKSMGVNHVLLVSGEANKIVGVPYFQNAVRQLKPHFSNISIEVQPLMEEEYKLLHEEGVHSVLVYQETYHQEVYKEYHPKGKKSNFDFRLDTPDRIGRAGIHKIGLGVLLGLEDWRVDSFFNALHIDYLQKQYWKSRFSVSFPRLRPAEGIIEPNFIMEDKDLLQLICAYRIWNEDLEISISTRESEKFRNNIVSLGATAMSAGSKTNPGGYSVDKESLEQFETSDERSMEEIKSMIKKTGYDPVMKDWDAVYSSF from the coding sequence ATGAAAAGCTTTAAAGAGGTTTTTGAAAAATACCAGTGGGCTGAGGTAAAGAAAAAGCTTGACACCGTAAGTCTGTCTGATGTTCATACCAGTCTTCAGAAAAAGAAAAAGACTCTTGATGACTTCCTGAATCTGCTTTCACCAGCTGCATCGCCGGAATTGGAGCGGATGGCAGGAATGACACAGGCTCTTACTCAAAAACGCTTCGGAAAGACCATCCAGCTGTATGCCCCTTTATACCTTAGTAATGAATGTCAGAATATCTGTACCTATTGCGGGTTCAGTCTTGATAATAAATTGAAAAGAAAAACACTGTCCGATACGGAACTGATGATAGAAACATCAGTTCTGAAATCAATGGGAGTGAATCATGTGTTACTGGTAAGCGGAGAAGCCAATAAAATAGTGGGAGTTCCCTATTTTCAGAACGCTGTCCGTCAGTTAAAACCTCATTTTTCCAATATTTCCATTGAAGTTCAGCCTTTAATGGAAGAGGAATACAAACTTCTTCATGAAGAAGGGGTGCATTCCGTTTTGGTATACCAGGAAACCTATCATCAGGAAGTCTATAAGGAATATCATCCGAAAGGTAAAAAGTCCAATTTTGACTTTAGATTGGATACTCCGGATAGAATAGGAAGAGCAGGAATCCATAAAATCGGGCTTGGGGTACTATTGGGGCTTGAGGATTGGCGGGTCGACAGTTTCTTCAATGCACTGCACATTGATTATCTTCAGAAACAATATTGGAAAAGCAGATTCTCAGTTTCATTCCCAAGATTAAGGCCGGCGGAAGGTATTATTGAGCCTAATTTTATCATGGAGGATAAGGATCTGCTCCAGCTGATCTGTGCTTACAGGATCTGGAATGAAGACCTGGAAATATCGATCTCTACCAGAGAAAGCGAAAAATTCAGGAATAATATCGTATCGCTCGGGGCTACGGCCATGAGTGCGGGTTCCAAAACCAATCCCGGCGGATATTCTGTAGATAAGGAATCTCTGGAACAGTTTGAAACAAGTGATGAACGCAGTATGGAAGAGATTAAAAGTATGATTAAAAAAACAGGCTACGATCCTGTCATGAAAGATTGGGATGCTGTTTATAGCAGCTTTTAA
- a CDS encoding HesA/MoeB/ThiF family protein translates to MKAKDIFKRYSRQIFIEEIGMEGQRRIMASKVLVIGAGGLGSPVIQYLAAAGVGTLAVADFDWVELHNLNRQIIHTENRVGSSKVKSAEIFVEELNHQVAFIGIEDKINENNAEEIISQYDVIVDGSDNFSTRYLVNDTCVKLKKTLIYGSILGFSGQVAVFNHKGSRNLRDLFPEPPFDEDMPDCDSLGVLGALPGIIGSMMALQSLKIITDLPVSLNQLTLVDVMNWRFQMIDF, encoded by the coding sequence ATGAAAGCCAAAGATATTTTCAAAAGATACAGCCGTCAGATATTTATCGAAGAAATTGGTATGGAAGGGCAGAGGAGAATAATGGCTTCAAAAGTTCTTGTTATCGGAGCGGGAGGGCTAGGAAGTCCGGTTATTCAATATTTGGCGGCGGCAGGAGTGGGAACTTTAGCGGTTGCAGATTTTGACTGGGTAGAACTTCATAATCTGAACAGGCAGATCATTCATACTGAAAATAGAGTAGGATCATCCAAAGTAAAAAGCGCTGAAATATTCGTAGAAGAACTCAATCATCAGGTTGCATTCATAGGAATTGAAGATAAAATCAATGAAAATAATGCCGAAGAAATCATTTCTCAGTACGATGTTATTGTTGATGGCTCAGACAACTTTTCCACAAGATACCTGGTCAATGATACCTGTGTGAAACTGAAAAAAACATTGATATACGGAAGTATTCTGGGGTTTTCAGGACAGGTGGCGGTATTTAACCATAAAGGAAGCAGAAATTTGAGAGATCTATTTCCGGAACCTCCCTTTGATGAAGATATGCCGGATTGTGACAGTCTTGGAGTTTTAGGAGCCTTACCCGGAATAATAGGCAGTATGATGGCTCTTCAGTCCTTAAAAATTATTACGGATCTTCCGGTGAGCTTGAATCAGCTGACTTTGGTAGATGTGATGAACTGGAGGTTTCAGATGATAGATTTTTGA
- a CDS encoding thiamine phosphate synthase: MERLQYISQGTTKEEQELNIRKALDHGMQWIQVRWKNAPEKELISLCEISRQLCSEYKAVSIINDHVQLAKEIDADGVHLGLGDESVKEARKVLGTQKIIGGTANTLSDVLQRVDESCDYIGLGPLRFTATKEKLSPILGFEGYREIIEVLKGRSEKVPRIFAIGGITLEDILPLQEIGVYGVSVSGLITRQPSIINEFKKVMI; the protein is encoded by the coding sequence TCACAGGGAACTACAAAAGAAGAGCAGGAACTCAATATCCGTAAGGCCTTAGATCATGGCATGCAATGGATACAGGTGCGGTGGAAAAACGCTCCTGAAAAAGAACTGATCAGCTTATGTGAAATTTCGAGGCAGCTGTGTTCGGAGTATAAGGCAGTCTCTATCATCAATGATCATGTACAATTGGCAAAAGAAATTGATGCTGACGGGGTCCATTTAGGGTTGGGTGATGAATCTGTGAAAGAAGCGAGAAAGGTTTTAGGCACTCAAAAAATAATTGGGGGAACGGCAAATACACTATCCGACGTTCTTCAGAGAGTGGATGAGTCCTGTGATTATATAGGCCTGGGTCCGCTGAGATTTACAGCTACTAAAGAAAAACTAAGCCCCATCCTGGGATTTGAAGGTTACCGGGAGATCATAGAGGTCCTGAAGGGAAGATCAGAAAAGGTTCCTAGAATCTTTGCAATTGGCGGTATTACCCTGGAAGATATTTTACCTCTGCAGGAGATCGGGGTCTATGGAGTTTCCGTTTCAGGACTGATCACCAGACAGCCGTCTATCATCAATGAGTTTAAAAAAGTAATGATATAA